A single Rhopalosiphum padi isolate XX-2018 chromosome 4, ASM2088224v1, whole genome shotgun sequence DNA region contains:
- the LOC132929873 gene encoding organic cation transporter protein isoform X2 has protein sequence MTDDAKKTQSNVCCSDKERDNNKQSSTITKSDGDPVQTALGDFGWWQFWITFALSLLKFPIAWHQLAIIFLAAKSPFRCDVGDGSTTLFNVTDRCNSPDPVTHDMTPCHKFVYDRSVFQETIITEWDLVCGRFQLSNIAQSVFMLGVLIGNVLFGMFSDKYGRKIPMMFAIVLLLVAGVGTSLAPWYELFLPLRFATALAIGGLMISSFVLTMEVVGGKWRTVVSTLHHIPFNLGHMSMALISYFIRNWRQFQLAITLPSLFFFTYWWIIPESPRWLLAVGKEKQARKILTTGASRNNRKLDGEFEKSLMNSQPEKGSDENKGNLFDLFRTPNLRKKTLAVFFNWMVCGLCFYGLAQYMGEIGGNIFINVASSGLIELPGAFLCIYLMEKFGRRNTLLSANLVTALACILITFLPQNSEVEHFKFILASLGIVGSSIAFPTIYLFSGELFPTVVRNVGVGSASMCARIGSVIAPFVSSLGVFNVYLPPMIFGTVPLMGALLCLLLPETRGAQLPVTIEDGERFGLKVTKLPTKTAENGAHNSGFVADEQL, from the exons TGACAGACGATGCGAAAAAAACACAATCAAACGTCTGCTGTAGTGACAAAGAGCGTGACAACAACAAGCAGTCATCGACTATCACCAAGTCGGATGGCGACCCGGTACAAACGGCACTTGGTGACTTCGGTTGGTGGCAGTTTTGGATAACGTTCGCCTTGTCCCTGTTGAAGTTTCCGATTGCTTGGCACCAGTTGGCAATTATATTTTTGGCTGCCAAATCGCCGTTTCGGTGCGATGTTGGTGACGGGTCAACAACACTGTTTAACGTGACTGATAGATGCAATTCCCCCGACCCGGTCACGCACGACATGACACCATGCCATAAATTCGTCTACGATAGATCCGTGTTTCAGGAGACCATAATCACCGAg TGGGATTTAGTGTGTGGTAGGTTCCAACTGTCCAATATCGCACAATCGGTGTTCATGTTGGGCGTACTTATCGGCAACGTGTTGTTCGGTATGTTCTCTGACAa ATATGGTAGAAAAATACCAATGATGTTCGCTATTGTTTTATTACTTGTTGCCGGTGTCGGTACGTCGTTAGCTCCTTGGTACGAGCTATTCCTGCCACTTAGATTTGCGACCGCGTTAGCCATTGGAGGTCTAATGATTAGTAGCTTCGTTTTAA CCATGGAAGTAGTGGGCGGAAAATGGCGAACCGTGGTTAGCACTTTGCATCATATCCCTTTCAATTTGGGTCACATGAGCATGGCTCTGATTTCGTATTTCATTAGAAATTGGAGACAATTTCAATTGGCTATTACACTTCCCTCATTGTTTTTCTTCACGTACTGGTG GATAATACCGGAAAGTCCGCGGTGGCTGTTGGCAGTGGGCAAGGAAAAACAGGCGCGGAAAATATTGACTACAGGCGCCTCGCGGAACAACCGGAAGCTGGACGGTGAGTTTGAAAAATCACTGATGAACAGCCAGCCGGAAAAGGGCAGTGACGAGAACAAGGGTAATCTGTTCGACCTATTTCGTACGCCCAATCTGCGGAAGAAGACGCTGGCCGTGTTCTTCAATTGGATGGTGTGCGGTCTATGTTTCTATGGTCTGGCGCAGTATATGGGCGAGATAGGTGGCAACATATTCATCAACGTCGCGTCGTCCGGGCTCATCGAGTTGCCGGGGGCGTTCCTGTGCATATACCTGATGGAGAAATTCGGTCGGAGGAACACCTTGCTGTCGGCCAACCTGGTGACGGCCCTGGCCTGCATACTGATCACTTTCCTGCCTCAGA ATTCCGAAGTAGAACATTTCAAGTTCATATTAGCGTCGTTGGGCATAGTTGGATCATCGATAGCTTTTCCAACCATATATCTGTTTAGCGGTGAACTGTTTCCGACCGTGGTGCGCAACGTCGGTGTTGGATCGGCGTCCATGTGCGCTAGGATTGGTTCCGTAATAGCTCCATTCGTCTCATCTctg GGAGTGTTCAACGTGTACTTGCCACCTATGATTTTCGGTACGGTGCCACTGATGGGCGCTCTACTGTGTTTATTGTTACCGGAAACGAGAGGCGCACAATTGCCGGTGACCATTGAAGACGGAGAACGTTTTGGACTCAAAGTGAC AAAATTACCAACAAAGACTGCGGAAAACGGAGCACACAATTCAGGATTCGTAGCCGATGAGCAATTGTAA
- the LOC132928191 gene encoding uncharacterized protein LOC132928191 — translation MADNIVNDAAEHTGAEHIALKTNAVSDRIPPEEETSDLLRRGVKYDDGGEKSVGDDKQRCYKPPVSRDNGDNSSSNSNRSSNCSNDKSNNKITVENRNHVTFYKNDEPTDDDSSSGAGGCPKHHHRVHDSYASYTPTTTATDSDESSSSSSSSDIHNRAPDGGWGWVVVFASFMVNMIADGVTFSFGVIFIEFEKYFEEGKSKTAWIGSLFMAVPLLSGPIASFLTDRYGCQKVTVIGAIIASTGFVISAFADSLFTLFITFGLISGFGLSLCYVAAVVIVAYYFDKKRSLATGLSVCGSGIGTFIFAPLNHELLSYYGWRGCTLILAGLFLNLCVFGMLMRDLPWTKERAQNEWKRKKDARLQKRRLKSTASYDRHSQHTQLPSSPTSGCGTTGKDDAVDPTHPGGVGVVVSFLQDEDRGSGGGCMTAQSVGRGGDLHDCCAAAKDQRLCNSLVNLPTFVNNHENVPLEVLEALTQKKQLYSVLVQNYPSLLIPSKSFSDSGRINESGNMSPTQSLHVNQIIGIQKLIDSQENKTDAVSGKCNQVGIMKMNNGNNIILKNCDYDWWIKKDNPQVKRLQTAYLQDIKIHRHSLTYRGAMLNINRYRLRASSCPNIYRNSMTTIAKEKHEWSAGLWELWYLLLDMMDFSHFKNMPFLLFAISNFLLYTWYDVPYVYIADLAIKKGHTDEDASYLISLIGILNMFGEILLGWAGDKAWVNANMVYAVSMVLCGLVIALVPIFGSYLSLGILSGFFGLFISANYSFTSIILVEIISLERFTNAYGVLLLVQGIANLIGPPLAGGLYDITESYDLSFYLAGLFIALSGLLLFVHPIIKKMARYRRKQTLLKNHKNKIISIASNCKKCAAIEDNVIFTAKRRSSLATSV, via the exons ATGGCGGATAACATCGTTAACGACGCGGCCGAGCATACGGGAGCCGAGCACATCGCATTGAAAACGAACGCGGTAAGCGACCGCATCCCCCCCGAAGAAGAAACCAGTGATCTCCTTAGACGCGGTGTTAAGTACGATGACGGCGGCGAGAAGTCGGTCGGTGACGACAAGCAGCGTTGCTACAAACCGCCCGTGTCGCGGGACAACGGcgacaacagcagcagcaacagtaATAGGAGTAGCAATTGCAGTAACGATaagagtaataataaaataaccgtAGAAAATAGAAACCACGTGACGTTCTACAAGAACGACGAACCGACGGATGACGACAGCAGTAGCGGTGCAGGTGGCTGTCCCAAACATCACCACCGCGTACACGATTCGTACGCTTCGTACACGCCGACGACCACCGCCACCGATTCAGACGAGTCGTCGTCGTCCTCTTCGTCGTCAGACATACACAACCGTGCACCGGATGGTGGCTGGGGATGGGTCGTTGTGTTCGCCTCGTTCATGGTGAACATGATCGCGGACGGCGTGACGTTCTCATTCGGAGTGATATTCATCGAATTCGAAAAGTACTTTGAGGAGGGCAAGAGCAAGACGGCCTGGATCGGATCGCTGTTCATGGCCGTGCCCCTGTTGTCCGGGCCCATAGCCAGCTTCCTAACCGACCGGTACGGGTGCCAGAAAGTGACGGTCATCGGTGCTATAATCGCGTCCACCGGGTTCGTCATATCCGCGTTTGCCGACTCGCTATTCACGTTGTTCATCACGTTCGGGCTCATATCCGGGTTCGGGCTGTCGCTGTGCTACGTGGCGGCCGTCGTAATCGTCGCGTACTATTTCGACAAGAAACGATCGCTGGCCACCGGGCTATCCGTGTGCGGCAGCGGCATCGGCACGTTCATCTTCGCGCCACTCAACCACGAGTTGCTCAGCTACTACGGGTGGCGTGGTTGCACGCTCATCCTGGCCGGACTGTTCCTCAACCTGTGCGTGTTTGGCATGCTGATGCGTGACCTGCCGTGGACCAAGGAGCGAGCCCAGAACGAATGGAAGCGCAAAAAGGACGCCCGACTCCAGAAGCGTCGACTCAAGTCAACCGCCAGCTACGACAGGCATTCTCAACACACGCAATTACCCTCGTCGCCGACTTCCGGCTGTGGTACCACCGGCAAAGACGATGCGGTTGACCCGACTCATCCCGGTGGCGTCGGCGTCGTCGTGTCCTTCCTCCAAGACGAAGACCGCGGTAGCGGTGGCGGTTGTATGACGGCGCAATCGGTCGGCAGGGGTGGTGACCTACATGACTGCTGCGCGGCCGCTAAAGATCAGCGGCTGTGCAATTCCCTGGTCAACTTGCCCACGTTCGTCAACAACCACGAGAACGTTCCGCTAGAAGTCCTCGAGGCGCTCACTCAGAAAAAACAGCTCTACTCTGTGCTTGTCCAAAACTACCCGAGTCTGCTGATACCCTCCAAAAGTTTCAGCGACAGTGGACGCATCAACGAATCG ggtAATATGTCTCCGACACAAAGTTTACACGTCAATCAAATTATTGGTATACAAAAGTTAATAGATAGTCAAGAAAATAAAACGGACGCTGTCAGTGGTAAATGTAATCAAGTCGGtataatgaaaatgaataatggtaataatattattttaaaaaactgcgATTATGATTGGTGgataaaaaaagataatccACAAGTCAAACGTCTTCAGACTGCATATCTTCAAGATATTAAGATTCATAG ACATTCATTAACATATAGAGGTGCCATGCTTAATATAAACAGATATAGACTAAGAGCATCTTCTTGTCCAAATATTTACCGCAACTCAATGACAACAATTGCTAAAGAAAAACATGAA tgGTCAGCTGGTCTCTGGGAATTATGGTATCTACTACTTGACATGATGGATTTTTCACATTTCAAAAACATGCCCTTCCTATTGTTTGCAATATCAAATTTCCTTTTGTATACTTGGTACGATGTACCATATGTTTACATTGCAGACTTGGCTATAAAAAAAGGACACACTGATGAAGACGCATCATACCTAATCAGCTTAATAGGAATACTAAACATGTTTGGAGAA ataTTATTAGGATGGGCTGGTGATAAAGCTTGGGTTAACGCCAATATGGTATATGCAGTTTCAATGGTACTCTGTGGACTTGTTATTGCATTAGTTCCAATATTTGGAAGTTATTTAAGTTTGGGTATTTTATCTGGTTTCTTTGGCCTATTCATTTCTGCAAACTATTCGTTCACCTCAATCATATTGGTTGAAATCATCTCTTTAGAACGATTCACCAATGCATATGGCGTTCTGTTATTGGTGCAAGGAATCGCTAATTTGATCGGACCCCCTTTAGCTG gtgGTCTGTATGATATAACAGAAAGTTATGACTTATCTTTTTATCTAGCCGGTTTATTTATTGCATTGTcgggtttattattatttgttcatccaataataaaaaaaatggcacGGTATAGAAGGAAGCAAACACTAttgaaaaatcacaaaaataagataataagcATAGCCTCGAATTGCAAgaa atGTGCAGCAATAGAAGACAATGTGATATTTACAGCTAAAAGACGTTCAAGTTTGGCAACAAGTGTCTAA